In Sylvia atricapilla isolate bSylAtr1 chromosome 25, bSylAtr1.pri, whole genome shotgun sequence, a genomic segment contains:
- the KCNA10 gene encoding potassium voltage-gated channel subfamily A member 10, which yields MMDVASWKEMEVALVSFDNADQIVEDPCYSNDLSPAGQSRKGHPSCANLLSNLRILINSENANNETIFSRFSADFSDHLVGERVGMDEGDQRVIINIAGLRFETRLKTLDQFPETLLGDPEKRMRYFDSMRNEYFFDRNRPSFDGILYYYQSGGKIRRPANVPIDVFADEITFYELGDEAMDQFREDEGFIKDPETLLPTNDFHRQFWLLFEYPESSSAARGVALVSVLVIVISIIIFCMETLPEFREEREFRSTQELSKNVTDTLLAHSTFTDPFFVIETACIVWFSFELFVRFIVCPSKTEFFRNIMNIIDIVSIIPYFVTLTTELIQQSELNGQQNMSLAILRIIRLVRVFRIFKLSRHSKGLQILGQTLKASMRELGLLIFFLFIGVILFSSAVYFAEVDEPQSHFSSIPDGFWWAVVTMTTVGYGDMCPTTLGGKIVGTLCAIAGVLTIALPVPVIVSNFNYFYHRETENEEKQMLPGEVERLLASVATGNGSMESLNKTNGGYPRDKAKK from the coding sequence ATGATGGACGTGGCCAGTTGGAAGGAGATGGAGGTGGCACTAGTCAGCTTTGACAACGCTGATCAGATCGTGGAGGATCCCTGCTACTCCAACGACCTCAGCCCCGCCGGGCAGTCGCGGAAAGGCCACCCCAGCTGCGCCAACCTGCTGTCCAACCTGCGGATCCTCATCAACAGCGAGAACGCCAACAATGAGACCATCTTCTCCAGGTTCTCTGCTGACTTCAGCGACCACCTGGTGGGGGAGAGGGTGGGCATGGACGAGGGGGACCAACGAGTCATCATCAACATCGCTGGGCTGAGGTTTGAGACGCGGCTCAAGACCCTGGACCAGTTCCCTGAAACCTTGCTTGGGGACCCGGAAAAGAGGATGCGTTACTTCGACTCCATGAGGAATGAGTATTTCTTTGACAGGAACAGGCCCAGTTTTGATGGGATCCTGTACTATTACCAGTCCGGGGGGAAAATACGGCGCCCAGCCAATGTCCCCATCGACGTCTTTGCTGATGAAATCACCTTCTATGAGCTGGGTGATGAAGCCATGGACCAGTTCCGGGAGGATGAAGGGTTCATCAAGGATCCTGAGACCCTCTTACCAACCAATGACTTTCACAGGCAGTTCTGGCTGCTCTTTGAGTACCCTGAAAGCTCCAGTGCAGCCAGAGGCGTAGCTTTGGTCTCCGTCCTGGTCATTGTCATCTCCATCATCATCTTCTGCATGGAGACCCTACCAGAGTTCCGGGAGGAGAGGGAGTTTAGGTCCACCCAGGAGCTTTCTAAGAACGTGACAGACACCTTGCTGGCCCACAGCACCTTCACGGACCCTTTCTTCGTCATAGAGACCGCCTGCATCGTCTGGTTCTCCTTTGAGCTCTTTGTCCGGTTCATAGTGTGCCCCAGCAAGACCGAGTTCTTCAGGAACATCATGAACATCATCGACATCGTGTCCATCATCCCCTACTTCGTGACGCTCACCACGGAGCTGATCCAGCAGAGCGAACTCAACGGGCAGCAGAACATGTCCTTGGCCATTCTGCGGATCATCCGCCTCGTCAGGGTCTTCCGCATCTTCAAGCTCTCCCGGCACTCCAAGGGGCTGCAGATCCTGGGGCAGACCCTCAAGGCCAGcatgagggagctgggcttgctcatcttcttcctcttcatcgGCGTCATCCTCTTCTCCAGCGCCGTTTACTTCGCGGAAGTCGACGAGCCGCAGTCCCATTTCTCCAGCATTCCCGACGGCTTCTGGTGGGCCGTGGTCACCATGACCACCGTGGGCTATGGGGACATGTGTCCCACCACCCTGGGCGGGAAGATCGTGGGCACTCTGTGCGCCATCGCGGGGGTGCTGACCATCGCCCTGCCCGTGCCCGTCATCGTCTCGAACTTCAACTATTTCTACCACCGCGAGACGGAGAACGAGGAGAAGCAGatgctgcctggggaggtggagCGGCTGCTGGCCAGCGTGGCCACGGGCAACGGCAGCATGGAGTCACTCAATAAGACCAATGGGGGTTACCCTCGAGACAAGGCCAAAAAATGA